GATTCCGCCCCAGGTTTCGGGCGCCCGTCTGTTTCCTTCGATCCCGATAGCTGCGGATCTTCTCGTCTCCTACCCCACGACGCCGCTCTCGCGGGCGATGCTTTTGTCTGCTCCTTAGTATCAAGGCAGGAGCTTCTGTCTGCCTGCGGCAGCCGGTCAGTTTCTCCTTGCGTGGCCACGCACGCACAGGATGCGCGTGCGAACAGCGAAGCTGGCCCCGAAGGGCGGAGGGCAGAATGCCCGTAGTGAGTTCCCGATGCTCACGCGGGCACCTCGCCGCCTGCGGCGGGAGTCATGGGAAAATCCGCGAGGTGGGACCAGAGCTCTGACGCACCTGCCTGCTTGCCGATCGAGGTGACAGGTTCGCGATCGGGATGGCCGCGACGCTCGCGCCGCCAGAACCCGGGCGCGCAGCCCACCTTGCGCCGGAACGCCCGGGAGAAATGCGCCTGGTCGGCGAAGCCGCAGGCGGCGGCGATCTGGCTCATCTGCTCGTCGCTCTCCAGCATCAGTGCGCGCGCACGCGCAAGCCGCAGCGCGATGACGTAGGCGTGCGGAGACACGTGGAAGCTCAGCTTGAAGGCGCGGGAGAAATGGCTCGTGCTCAGCCGCGTCACGCCGGCCAGATCCTCGACCCGGATCGGCATATCGAGATGGGCCAGGACGTGGTCGATCACCCTTCGCGCCTGCCATGACGCGAGCCCGTGGATCGGACGATCGAACGGCGTCTGCGCGACCGAGTCCAGAAGCAGTTCCAGCGCCCGGTGGATTTCGCGCCTGGCGGCGCGCACGTCATTGTCCAGTGCCAGGCATGCGCGCCGGAGAAGTTGGACGGCGATGGGAACGGCCTCCTCACTCTGTGCTTGTTCGTGCATGGCTTTGGCCCCGGCCCCGGATCGCTTCCGGTTGGGGAACGCTACCGCTGGCGGTGCCGGTCCACCATTGATCGCTTGGGCGGTCTTTTCGCGCCGCGAATGGACGAGGCGAGGGTCGTCCGTTCGAACGGTTGGCGGGAGTGTGGCTTTTTGCTCGTCATCCCAGCGAACGCTGGGATCCAGTGTCTTTGGAACGTCTCAAGGCACTAGATCCCAGCGTTCGCTGGGATGACGAGCAAGGGGCATTCCCAGCTTTCACTGGGGTGACGAGCAAGGAGCGCTCCCAGCTTTCGCTGGGATGACGAGCAAGGGGCGTCCCCGGCTTTCGCTGGGATGACGAGCGAGGAGCATGCCCGGCGTTGGCTGGGATGACGGATTGTTCGGGCCTGTCCTAGAGGTGGATCAGGCCGCGGCGGCTGGCCACCGCGATGGCCTCGGTGCGGCTCAGCACCTGCAGCTTGTTGAAGACGCTGCGCAGGTGCGACTTGACCGTGGTCTCGCTGATGTTCAACTGCTGCGCGATGAACTTGTTGCTGCAGCCCCGCGCCAGCAGGGCAAGGACCTCCAGCTCGCGGTTCGTCAGCGCCTCGCCGCTGACTTCCGCGGCAAGCTTGGCGACCAGCAAGGGCGGAATGCGCGTTTCGCCGGCATGCACGGCGCGGATGCAGTCGAGCAGTTCCTCGCGCTGGGCATCCTTGAGCATGTATGCCTTGGCGCCCGCCCTGATGGCCCGGGAGATGTCGTGGTCGGTGCCGAACGTGGTCAGCACGATGAGCCGCGCCGACGGCGCCGCGCGACGGATCGCCTCGATGGCCGCGATGCCGTCGAGCAACGGCATGCGCAGGTCAAGCAGGGTCACGTCGGGACGGCACTGCAGCCAGCGCTCGACGCATGCCCGGCCATCGGCGGCCTCCCCGACCACCAGCATGTCCGGTTGTCGCCCGATGATGGCCGCGAGCCCCTCCCGCACGGTGACGTGGTCGTCGGCGATCAGCACGCGTATCGGCGCGAGTGGGTGCGTGTCGTCAGGAGATGCGGGCGACTCCATCAGTCCGCTCCCGGTGCGGAGAACATGGGCAGGCGGATCGAAACCGTCGTACCGCCTTCGGTCGTGCTTTGCACGATGATCTGCCCGCCCATGGCATCGACCCGCTCGCGCATGCCCATGAGTCCATAGCCTTCGCTTTTCGCGGCAGGATCGAAGCCGCGGCCATCGTCGGCGAACTCGAGCCGCACCTCGCCCGGGCCGTAGCCGATGCTGCCGCTGACCCGGGACGCATGCGCATGGCGGAGGACGTTGGTCAGGCACTCCTGCGCGATCCGGAACAGGTTCTCTTCCCACTCCGCCGGCAGCTCCACCGGCTCGCCCAGCACCTTGAAGTCGCTGTGCAGCGCCACGCCCTCGGTCGCCTTTTCGAACATCGCCTGCAGGGCATGGGCGATGCCACCCGATTCCAGCGGACGGGGTCGCAGTGCCCGCAAGGAGCGACGGGCTTCGCTCAGGCTCTCGCGTGCCAGCTTGCGCGCGGTGATGACGTGCAGTTCCGCCTCGTCGCCGAGCCCGCGCCGGCTGGCATCCTCGGCCGCCTCGAGCTGGATGATGATGCCGGTGAAACCCTGGGCCAGGGTGTCGTGGATGTCGCGCGCAATGCGGTTGCGTTCTCCCGCCACGGCCGCTTCGCGTCCCTGCGCGGACAACTCGGCGAGGCGGATCATCAGCATCGCCTGGTTGGCGAGCGACTGGGCCAGTTCGATCTCCTCGGTGCGGAAATGACGCCGGCACTGGAAGCGCAGTCCGATCGCACCTTCCAGACGCCCGGCGACGACCAGGGGCAGCAGCAGCACGGTGACCACGCCCAGCGGTAGCAGCCGGTCGCGCAGGCCGAACGGTGGCACGTCGCGGATGTCCTCGATGACGCTGGGCTTGCCGGAGCGGAACACCTCGGGCCACGGCCAGATGTCCTCCATCGGCAGCACCAGGTCGATCCCGGCGAAGCGGGGATCGCTCTTGGGTACGACATGATCGTCCTCGAAGACGAACTCGATGCCTACCGTGTCGCCCGCCGGCCCCCGGCGCCAGACACTCGCGCTGTGCGCACCGAACTGCGTGGTGAGCGTGCGCAGGATGTGCGCCACCAGCTGGTCGGGGTCCGATTCCACCGCCAGCACGTCCAGCGAACTTTTCAGCGCGTTGACCTGCCCGCGGATCAGCTGCTCCGACGCCAGCAAGGCCTTCTCGGCTCGCTTGCGTGCCTCGATGTCGGTGTTGGCGCCGTACCACTTGAGCACCCGGCCGGTGTCGTCCAGCAGCGGCGCGTAACGGAACAGGAACCAGCGGTATTCGCCGTCGCTCCGGCGCACCCGTGCCTCGAGTTCGCCCGGTGCGCCCTGTTCCAGCGCACCCCGCCACTGCGTTTCGAGGCTCGACATGTCGTCCGGGTGGATAGTGGCCGTCCATCCCCAGCCCAAGGCGGCGTCCATCGATATGCCCGTGTATTCGCACCACTGCTTGTTGAGGAATTCGACCGGACCCTCCGCGCTGCCGAACCAGGCCAGCCCGGGAATGGTGTCGATCGCGATGCGGAAGCTTTCCTCCCACGCCTGCAGGTTGCCGGCAAGGGTTGCCCCGGCAGGCTCGGCGGTCTGGTCGGCCGA
This is a stretch of genomic DNA from Rhodanobacter sp. FDAARGOS 1247. It encodes these proteins:
- a CDS encoding helix-turn-helix domain-containing protein produces the protein MHEQAQSEEAVPIAVQLLRRACLALDNDVRAARREIHRALELLLDSVAQTPFDRPIHGLASWQARRVIDHVLAHLDMPIRVEDLAGVTRLSTSHFSRAFKLSFHVSPHAYVIALRLARARALMLESDEQMSQIAAACGFADQAHFSRAFRRKVGCAPGFWRRERRGHPDREPVTSIGKQAGASELWSHLADFPMTPAAGGEVPA
- a CDS encoding response regulator transcription factor, with protein sequence MESPASPDDTHPLAPIRVLIADDHVTVREGLAAIIGRQPDMLVVGEAADGRACVERWLQCRPDVTLLDLRMPLLDGIAAIEAIRRAAPSARLIVLTTFGTDHDISRAIRAGAKAYMLKDAQREELLDCIRAVHAGETRIPPLLVAKLAAEVSGEALTNRELEVLALLARGCSNKFIAQQLNISETTVKSHLRSVFNKLQVLSRTEAIAVASRRGLIHL
- a CDS encoding histidine kinase yields the protein MSESADQTAEPAGATLAGNLQAWEESFRIAIDTIPGLAWFGSAEGPVEFLNKQWCEYTGISMDAALGWGWTATIHPDDMSSLETQWRGALEQGAPGELEARVRRSDGEYRWFLFRYAPLLDDTGRVLKWYGANTDIEARKRAEKALLASEQLIRGQVNALKSSLDVLAVESDPDQLVAHILRTLTTQFGAHSASVWRRGPAGDTVGIEFVFEDDHVVPKSDPRFAGIDLVLPMEDIWPWPEVFRSGKPSVIEDIRDVPPFGLRDRLLPLGVVTVLLLPLVVAGRLEGAIGLRFQCRRHFRTEEIELAQSLANQAMLMIRLAELSAQGREAAVAGERNRIARDIHDTLAQGFTGIIIQLEAAEDASRRGLGDEAELHVITARKLARESLSEARRSLRALRPRPLESGGIAHALQAMFEKATEGVALHSDFKVLGEPVELPAEWEENLFRIAQECLTNVLRHAHASRVSGSIGYGPGEVRLEFADDGRGFDPAAKSEGYGLMGMRERVDAMGGQIIVQSTTEGGTTVSIRLPMFSAPGAD